CCGTGGCGCTGGTGTACCTCGTGGCGACCGTGGTGATGGCCTTCACCGCTTTCAGCTACGCCCAGATGGTCCACGTCGCCCCGCTCGCCGGGTCGGTCTTCGCGTACGCCCGCAAGGGTCTCGGGGAGGGGCCCGGGTTCATCGCGGGCTGGATGGCGATGCTCGACTACCTGCTCATCCCGGCGGTCGCCTACCTGTTCTCGGGGATCGCGATGAACGCGCTGGTCCCCGAGGTGTCCCGCTGGGTGTGGACGGCCGTCGCGGTCGTCGTGACGACCGCGCTCAACCTGTGGGGTGTACGGGCGGCGGCCCGGGTGGGCTTCGCGGTGCTCGCCATGGAGATCGTGGTGCTGCTGGTGTTCGTGGTCTCGGCCGTGGTGGTGCTGGCCAGGGACGGGGCGGAGCGCGGCTGGCTGACTCCGCTCACCGGTGACACCGGGTTCTCGACGACGGCGGTGCTGGGTGCGGTGTCCGTCGCCGTGCTGTCCTATCTGGGCTTCGACGCGATCGCCTCGTTCGCGGAGGAGGTGACGGGCGGTTCGGCGAAGGTGGCGCGGGCGGTGCTGTTCTGCCTGGTGCTCGCCGGGGCGCTGTTCATCGTCCAGTCGTACCTGGCGGCGCTGCTGGAGCCGATGAGCTCGGCGGAGCTCGCGGCGGACCCGGTGAAGCAGGGGTCGGCGTTCTACGACGCCGTCGACGCCTCGGTCGGGACGTGGCTGCACGACCTGGTGGCCGTCAGCAAGGCGATCGGCGCGGCCTTCGCGGCCCTGGCCGGGCAGGCGGCTGCCGGACGCCTGGTGTTCGCGATGGCCCGGGAGCGGCGGCTCCCCTCCTTCCTGTCCCGGATCGACACCAGGTCCGGGGTGCCGCGTGTGGCGATCGTGTGCGCCGCGGTGGTGACGCTGGTCGCGGCGGTGTGGGCGGCCCGGCGCGACGACGGGCTCGACCATCTGGTCTCGGTGGTGGACGTCGGCGCGCTCACGGCGTTCGTGCTGCTGCACGCGTCGGTGGTGGGCTGGTTCGCCGTGCGCCGGATGGAGGGCCCGCCCAGCTGGTGGCGCCATGTGCTGATGCCGGTGGTGGGCGCGGCCGTCCTGGTCGCGGTGATCCTCGAGGCGACGACGAGCGCCCAGCTGGTGGGGCTGTGCTGGCTGGGGATCGGGCTCGTGGTGCTCGCGGTGCAGTGGGGGCGGCGGGCCGCCTGATTGTCGGCGCCGGCCGATACGCTCGCCCGTATGGCTCTCACTACGTCCCCGGAAGCCCCGCTGCCCGTCGGCGACGTGTCACGGCTGATCGGCGGGTGGATCGACCGGCTCGGCGCCGTCTGGGTGGAGGGGCAGATCACCCAGCTGTCACGCCGGCCGGGTGCCGGGGTGGTGTTCCTGACGCTGCGTGACCCGTCCCATGACATCTCGGTCAGCGTGACCTGCTTCCGGCAGGTCTTCGACCGGATCGCCGACGTCGTGACGGAGGGCGCTCGGGTGGTCGTCCTCGCCAAGCCCGAGTGGTACGCCCCTCGCGGGCAGTTGTCCCTGCGTGCCACGGAGATACGGCCGGTGGGCATCGGCGAGCTGCTGGTGCGGCTGGAGCAGCTGAAGAAGTCGCTGGCGGCCGAGGGGCTCTTCGCCCTGGACCGGAAGAAGCCTCTGCCGTTCCTCCCGCAGCTGATCGGCCTGGTCTCCGGGCGGGCCTCCGCGGCGGAGCGCGATGTGCTGGAGAACGCCAGGCGGCGCTGGCCCGCGGTGCGCTTCGAGGTGCGCAACACCGCGGTGCAGGGCGTGCACGCCGTGAACCAGGTGGTCCAGGCGGTGCAGGAGCTGGACGGGCTGCCGGAGGTCGACGTGATCGTCGTCGCCCGCGGCGGCGGCAGCGTCGAGGACCTGCTGCCCTTCTCGGACGAGGCGCTGATCCGGGCGGTGGCCGCGTGCCGGACGCCGGTGGTCTCCGCCATCGGGCACGAGCCGGACTCGCCGCTCCTCGACCTGGTGGCGGATGTGCGGGCCTCGACGCCGACGGACGCGGCGAAGAAGGTCGTGCCGGACGTGGGCGAGGAGCTCGACCGCGTCCAGCAGCTCCGGGACCGGGCGCTGCGGACCGTGCGCGGGCTGATCGACCGGGAGGAGCGGGGGCTCGCGCACGCGCTGGGCAGGTCCTCGATGGAGCGTCCGCAGCGGATGGTGGACGAGCGGGAGGCCGAGGTCGACGCGCTGGTCGGGCGGAGCCGCAGGGTGCTCGGGCACCTGCTGGACCGCGCCGACTCGGAGCTCGCGCACACCCGGGCCCGGGTCGTGGCGCTGTCACCGGCGGCGACGCTGGAGCGGGGTTACGCCGTCCTGCAGCGGCCGGACGGCCATGTGGTCCGCTCCCCCGCGGATGCCGGGGCGCCGGGCGGGGAGCTGCGGGCGCGGGTCTCCGAGGGCGAGTTCACCGTACGGGTCGCGGAGTGAGGGGCCGGCGTTGTCGGAGCCCGCACATAGGGTGGTCGGCATGACGGACGACGGGACGACGACGGCTGCCACGGCGGGCACTCTCGGGTACGAACAGGCGCGGGACGAGCTGATCGAGGTCGTACGCCGCCTGGAGGCGGGCGGGACGACGCTGGAGGAGTCGCTGGCCCTGTGGGAGCGCGGCGAGGAGCTGGCCAAGGTGTGCCGGCACTGGCTGGAGGGCGCGCGGGCCCGCCTGGACGCGGCCCTGGCGGGTCCCCGGGAGCCCTCGGAGGGCGACGGCGGCACGGACTGAGCGGTCCGCCGGGACCG
The DNA window shown above is from Streptomyces sp. Alt3 and carries:
- a CDS encoding APC family permease — its product is MAVSGGSTAEGKLRRTLGFRDLVVYGLLFIAPMAPVGVFGTLDAKSDGAVALVYLVATVVMAFTAFSYAQMVHVAPLAGSVFAYARKGLGEGPGFIAGWMAMLDYLLIPAVAYLFSGIAMNALVPEVSRWVWTAVAVVVTTALNLWGVRAAARVGFAVLAMEIVVLLVFVVSAVVVLARDGAERGWLTPLTGDTGFSTTAVLGAVSVAVLSYLGFDAIASFAEEVTGGSAKVARAVLFCLVLAGALFIVQSYLAALLEPMSSAELAADPVKQGSAFYDAVDASVGTWLHDLVAVSKAIGAAFAALAGQAAAGRLVFAMARERRLPSFLSRIDTRSGVPRVAIVCAAVVTLVAAVWAARRDDGLDHLVSVVDVGALTAFVLLHASVVGWFAVRRMEGPPSWWRHVLMPVVGAAVLVAVILEATTSAQLVGLCWLGIGLVVLAVQWGRRAA
- the xseA gene encoding exodeoxyribonuclease VII large subunit: MALTTSPEAPLPVGDVSRLIGGWIDRLGAVWVEGQITQLSRRPGAGVVFLTLRDPSHDISVSVTCFRQVFDRIADVVTEGARVVVLAKPEWYAPRGQLSLRATEIRPVGIGELLVRLEQLKKSLAAEGLFALDRKKPLPFLPQLIGLVSGRASAAERDVLENARRRWPAVRFEVRNTAVQGVHAVNQVVQAVQELDGLPEVDVIVVARGGGSVEDLLPFSDEALIRAVAACRTPVVSAIGHEPDSPLLDLVADVRASTPTDAAKKVVPDVGEELDRVQQLRDRALRTVRGLIDREERGLAHALGRSSMERPQRMVDEREAEVDALVGRSRRVLGHLLDRADSELAHTRARVVALSPAATLERGYAVLQRPDGHVVRSPADAGAPGGELRARVSEGEFTVRVAE
- a CDS encoding exodeoxyribonuclease VII small subunit; translation: MTDDGTTTAATAGTLGYEQARDELIEVVRRLEAGGTTLEESLALWERGEELAKVCRHWLEGARARLDAALAGPREPSEGDGGTD